Proteins co-encoded in one Sinobacterium norvegicum genomic window:
- the mce gene encoding methylmalonyl-CoA epimerase — MITSLDHIAIAVPDLDRAIKRFMDDFGIEFKGTEDVERAKTTTAFFPIAGTQIELVHPIREGEGPVAKYLEKKGGGLHHICFSTDDILGDVAMLKEKGYVFLSDEPSIGAHDCQVIFIHPKSSDGVLIELSQPPAGH; from the coding sequence ATGATTACATCGCTAGACCACATTGCCATTGCGGTACCCGATCTCGACCGTGCTATTAAGCGTTTTATGGACGATTTTGGCATTGAGTTTAAGGGAACTGAAGACGTTGAACGCGCCAAGACAACAACGGCTTTTTTCCCCATCGCCGGCACCCAAATTGAGCTGGTTCATCCCATTCGCGAAGGCGAGGGGCCGGTGGCTAAGTATCTGGAAAAGAAGGGTGGAGGTTTGCACCACATCTGTTTCAGTACCGATGACATCCTCGGCGACGTGGCTATGTTGAAAGAGAAGGGCTATGTGTTCTTGTCCGACGAGCCCAGTATTGGCGCCCATGACTGCCAGGTGATTTTCATTCACCCAAAGAGCAGTGATGGGGTGTTGATTGAGTTGAGCCAGCCTCCTGCTGGTCATTGA